The proteins below are encoded in one region of Syntrophotalea carbinolica DSM 2380:
- a CDS encoding tetratricopeptide repeat protein translates to MTKIVFLWACLAVMLLFAGCTGLQQEPPSAAPSSNTAVAALLNKARVQSAGGRLPEASVLLERALRIEARNPLLWQELARVRLAQGQYRQAENLAAKSNTLAAGDAALRAQNWRIIGEARTRLGDLQGARAAFSNAE, encoded by the coding sequence ATGACCAAGATCGTTTTTCTGTGGGCATGTCTGGCTGTTATGCTGCTGTTCGCGGGCTGTACCGGTCTGCAGCAGGAACCGCCATCCGCTGCGCCGTCTTCCAACACGGCTGTCGCGGCTTTGCTTAACAAGGCCCGGGTTCAGAGTGCGGGGGGGCGGTTGCCCGAGGCCAGCGTCCTTCTGGAGCGCGCCTTGCGCATCGAAGCGCGAAATCCGTTGCTCTGGCAGGAACTGGCCCGCGTGAGGCTGGCCCAGGGACAATACCGCCAGGCGGAAAACCTCGCGGCCAAGTCGAATACCCTCGCGGCCGGTGATGCGGCCCTGCGGGCGCAGAACTGGCGGATTATCGGCGAGGCCCGTACCCGGCTCGGAGATCTGCAGGGTGCGCGGGCTGCCTTCTCCAATGCAGAGTAA
- a CDS encoding GreA/GreB family elongation factor: MDKDALLTRIISRLEDDYAAQLQAAKTAHATATHEENIPDNKYATLGLEASYLAQGYANRAQEIRHALQAFRQLTLQRFSENSPIRQTALVQLEDEEGQRRWLFLGPAAGGLRLSFGKREVMVITPASPLGKALLGKQCGDLVEIAGDVGREYEIVSIA, from the coding sequence ATGGACAAAGATGCCCTTCTCACGCGGATTATTTCCCGTTTGGAAGACGACTATGCCGCGCAGTTACAGGCTGCGAAGACTGCGCATGCCACCGCCACTCATGAAGAGAATATCCCCGATAACAAATATGCCACCCTGGGACTGGAAGCCTCCTATCTCGCCCAGGGGTATGCCAACCGCGCCCAGGAAATACGTCACGCTTTGCAGGCATTTCGGCAATTGACCTTGCAGCGGTTTTCCGAAAATTCGCCGATTCGCCAGACGGCCCTGGTGCAGTTGGAGGATGAAGAGGGGCAACGAAGATGGCTTTTTCTCGGCCCGGCGGCGGGTGGTCTGCGTCTGTCGTTCGGCAAGCGGGAGGTCATGGTTATCACGCCTGCGTCCCCCCTCGGAAAAGCATTACTCGGCAAACAGTGCGGCGATCTGGTCGAGATTGCCGGCGATGTCGGTCGGGAATATGAGATTGTCTCCATCGCTTAA
- a CDS encoding Na/Pi cotransporter family protein, which produces MLFVQILIETIGGLGLFVLGMKTMTEGLQMAAGPRIKKILCALSANRVIGCATGALVTAMVQSSSATTVMLIGFVSAGLLSLHQAVGVILGANIGTTMTSQLIAFKLSSLSLPAIAIGVCMKFFAKQKKYKYAGEVILGFGLLFLGMETMKHGLKPLRTDPTFLSFFTRFDPSTMGGLLLCVLTGALLTMAVQSSSATVGLTMTMATQGLLTFPAAIALVLGENIGTTITAELATIGTTNIEAHRAARAHTMFNVIGVTIMVLIFPHFVTFIEKITMMSGVPAPDTLVNSEFVYVPRYLANGHTLFNITNALVFLLFLPALVKVAIRLSPAKKESLDAEPVPEFNDFYDESPIAALTQVRSEILKMAKKARQTLNNVIPAIKHRDPDMMTGWKAQEKWLDQARKEITHYLMKIYQLEINEESAKEIHSFFRMANNFEKIGDAVEHLAHLSEKLFENKLLFSDESVKDLEEMSKRVLAFLDLIIEQLQAPDDTFMQTASRHETGINLQFNKMRMEKIQRLQERNCSIEPGLWYIDIMAYLERIGGYCFNIAQAIAGQK; this is translated from the coding sequence TTGCTATTCGTCCAAATCCTTATCGAAACCATTGGCGGCCTGGGACTGTTTGTCCTGGGCATGAAAACCATGACCGAGGGGCTGCAGATGGCGGCAGGGCCCCGTATCAAAAAAATCCTTTGTGCCCTGTCGGCCAATCGCGTTATCGGTTGCGCAACGGGAGCCCTGGTTACGGCCATGGTGCAATCGTCTTCGGCAACCACGGTTATGCTCATCGGCTTTGTCAGTGCCGGCCTGCTTTCGCTGCATCAGGCGGTGGGTGTGATACTGGGGGCCAACATCGGCACCACCATGACCTCGCAGCTGATCGCCTTTAAACTGTCGAGTCTATCCCTCCCTGCCATCGCCATTGGCGTGTGCATGAAGTTTTTCGCCAAACAGAAAAAGTATAAATATGCCGGAGAAGTCATCCTGGGTTTCGGTCTGCTCTTCTTAGGCATGGAAACCATGAAACACGGCCTGAAACCCTTGCGTACCGACCCGACTTTTCTGTCCTTCTTCACCCGCTTCGACCCCAGCACCATGGGCGGCCTGCTGCTCTGCGTTCTGACCGGCGCGTTATTAACCATGGCCGTCCAGTCTTCCTCGGCAACGGTAGGCCTTACCATGACCATGGCGACGCAGGGCCTGCTGACCTTTCCGGCGGCGATTGCGCTGGTTCTGGGAGAAAACATCGGCACCACCATTACCGCCGAGCTGGCCACCATTGGCACCACCAACATCGAAGCGCATCGGGCGGCGCGCGCCCACACCATGTTCAACGTCATCGGGGTCACGATCATGGTGCTTATTTTCCCCCATTTCGTCACCTTTATAGAAAAGATCACCATGATGTCGGGGGTACCCGCTCCGGACACCCTGGTCAACAGCGAATTCGTCTATGTGCCTCGTTACCTTGCCAACGGCCATACGCTGTTCAATATTACCAACGCTCTGGTCTTTTTGCTGTTCCTGCCGGCACTGGTCAAGGTGGCGATCAGACTGTCACCGGCAAAAAAGGAATCGCTGGATGCCGAGCCGGTTCCCGAGTTCAATGATTTCTACGACGAATCCCCCATCGCCGCCCTGACCCAGGTACGCAGCGAAATTCTGAAGATGGCCAAGAAAGCCCGCCAAACCCTGAACAATGTCATTCCGGCCATCAAACACCGCGACCCCGACATGATGACGGGATGGAAAGCCCAGGAGAAGTGGCTCGATCAGGCCCGCAAGGAAATCACCCACTACCTGATGAAGATCTACCAACTGGAGATCAATGAGGAATCGGCCAAGGAAATCCACAGTTTCTTCCGCATGGCCAACAATTTCGAAAAAATCGGTGATGCCGTGGAGCACCTGGCGCATTTGTCGGAAAAACTCTTCGAAAACAAACTGCTTTTTTCCGATGAATCGGTTAAGGATCTGGAAGAAATGTCCAAACGCGTACTGGCGTTTCTCGACCTGATCATCGAACAACTGCAGGCCCCCGACGACACCTTCATGCAAACGGCCTCCAGACACGAAACCGGCATCAATCTGCAATTCAACAAAATGCGCATGGAAAAGATCCAGCGCTTGCAGGAGCGCAACTGCTCCATCGAACCGGGACTATGGTACATCGATATCATGGCCTATCTCGAACGCATCGGTGGTTATTGCTTCAATATAGCCCAGGCCATTGCCGGCCAGAAATAA
- a CDS encoding EAL domain-containing protein — MDNVFLALIQNAALLLAMAFIYDMMTSRYRLKHRLIVQICVGISLGLLSIILMLSPWQYIPGIVFDTRSVLLGISGLFFGAVATSVAMLMAAAFRLFQGGAAAWIGVGVIFASGIVGIYWKYRNRKSAEQLTWWQLYGFGVLVHLIMLAFMLLLPWQTAFRVLHHISLPVLLIYPLATAMLGSLMLKRQRRDQISKALQTSEERLRMALKASKQGLYDLNVQSGNMIVNAEYALILGYDPQNFRETNGDWIARMHPEDRSAVLAVYRNYLAGKTEEFRAEFRQRTRCGQWKWVLSMGKIVERDTHGQPLRMLGTFSDITERRQSEEQTRKAEREKADLLEEAQQARLTLQRLFEEQTLASAEIERTSRLLAEVLNAASEVSIIATDPRGIITVFNRGAEKMLGYSAEEMVGRETPTVFHLASELQTRYTELGADRGTPIKDFADYMAHATTADAEHREWTYTSKQGEHISVSLVITAMRSPAHGIVGYLGIAQDITERKRQENTLRKLSQVVEQSPTAVILTDPQGNIEYANPKFTQITGYSLTEVHGKNPRLLKSGETSAEEYRDLWTTITAGREWHGEFHNKRKDGSLFWEHASISPVRNDAGDISHFLAIKEDITDRKRYEEQLQHLATHDNLTGLANRALLQDRLEQSILFAKRSGRLVAALLLDLDRFKIINDSLGHSFGDRLLQIAADRLRESVRGADTVARLGGDEFVILLAEVANEEDVGKVAKKILDRITAPFQIADREITVTASLGISIYPQDGEDEETLIRNADIAMYQAKEEGNAFRLYAPEMNIVVHEAMEMETDLRRALDRGELLLHYQPKIDLDSGKITGAEALVRWQHPVRGMIAPGMFIPLAEETGLILPIGEWVLENICLQIKSWQTQGFPLVPIAANLSARQFRNDELIATIQRILQDTGLPPHLLELELTESMIMRNVQTAAETMQELNALGVSLALDDFGTGYSSLNYLRRFPVDCLKIDRSFISDVADDPSAAAVATSIIAIAHSLGLQAVAEGVETEEQLEFLRQCACDSYQGYLYSAPLAVEEFTAMLRQESTRTAP, encoded by the coding sequence ATGGACAATGTCTTTCTTGCCCTGATTCAAAACGCCGCCCTGCTGCTCGCCATGGCATTCATCTACGATATGATGACCAGCCGCTATCGCCTCAAGCACCGGCTGATCGTACAGATCTGCGTTGGCATATCCCTCGGCCTGCTCAGTATCATCCTCATGCTCTCTCCCTGGCAGTACATCCCAGGCATTGTTTTCGATACCCGCTCGGTGCTGTTGGGGATATCGGGGCTGTTTTTCGGGGCTGTCGCCACCAGCGTGGCCATGCTCATGGCCGCCGCCTTTCGCCTCTTCCAGGGCGGGGCCGCCGCCTGGATCGGGGTGGGCGTCATCTTTGCCTCGGGGATCGTGGGCATCTACTGGAAATACCGAAACCGAAAATCGGCCGAACAACTCACCTGGTGGCAGCTCTACGGTTTCGGCGTGCTCGTGCATCTCATCATGCTGGCCTTCATGTTGCTGCTGCCCTGGCAGACCGCGTTTCGCGTTTTGCATCATATCTCCCTGCCTGTCCTTCTTATCTACCCTCTGGCTACCGCCATGCTCGGTTCCCTGATGCTCAAACGTCAACGCCGAGACCAGATATCCAAAGCCCTGCAGACCAGCGAGGAACGGCTGCGGATGGCCCTCAAGGCGTCCAAGCAGGGCCTCTACGATCTCAACGTGCAATCCGGCAATATGATCGTCAATGCCGAATATGCCCTGATCCTCGGCTACGATCCCCAGAACTTTCGCGAGACCAACGGGGACTGGATAGCACGCATGCACCCCGAGGACCGGTCGGCGGTACTGGCGGTTTACCGCAATTATCTTGCCGGCAAAACAGAGGAATTCCGTGCCGAATTCCGCCAGCGGACGCGCTGCGGGCAATGGAAATGGGTGCTGTCCATGGGCAAGATCGTCGAGCGGGATACCCACGGGCAGCCGTTGCGCATGCTCGGAACCTTTTCCGATATCACCGAACGCCGCCAGTCCGAGGAACAGACCCGCAAAGCGGAAAGGGAAAAAGCCGACCTGCTCGAAGAAGCCCAGCAGGCTCGCCTGACTTTGCAACGTCTGTTCGAAGAACAAACCCTGGCCTCGGCGGAAATCGAGCGTACGTCACGTCTACTGGCAGAGGTTCTCAACGCGGCGTCCGAAGTATCCATTATTGCCACCGATCCGCGAGGAATCATTACCGTCTTCAATCGCGGGGCGGAAAAGATGCTGGGCTACTCAGCCGAAGAAATGGTCGGCAGAGAAACGCCCACGGTATTTCACCTGGCATCGGAACTGCAAACCCGCTATACGGAACTCGGCGCCGACCGCGGCACGCCTATCAAGGATTTTGCCGACTACATGGCCCACGCCACCACCGCTGACGCCGAACATCGCGAATGGACATATACAAGCAAACAGGGCGAACACATTTCGGTGTCTCTGGTCATTACCGCCATGCGCTCCCCCGCTCATGGAATTGTCGGCTACCTCGGCATCGCCCAGGACATCACGGAACGCAAGCGCCAGGAAAATACTTTGCGCAAACTCTCCCAGGTGGTGGAGCAAAGTCCGACGGCCGTCATACTGACCGACCCGCAGGGGAACATCGAATATGCCAACCCCAAATTCACCCAGATCACCGGCTATTCCCTGACGGAGGTCCATGGCAAAAACCCCCGCCTGCTCAAATCCGGTGAAACATCCGCCGAGGAATACCGCGATCTATGGACGACCATCACAGCGGGCAGGGAGTGGCATGGCGAATTTCATAACAAACGTAAAGACGGATCTCTTTTCTGGGAGCATGCCTCCATCTCCCCGGTGCGCAACGACGCGGGCGACATCAGCCATTTCCTGGCCATCAAAGAAGACATCACCGACCGCAAACGCTACGAGGAGCAACTGCAGCACCTGGCCACCCACGACAACCTGACCGGCCTGGCCAACAGAGCCTTGCTGCAGGATAGACTTGAGCAATCGATCCTGTTCGCCAAACGCTCGGGGCGATTGGTAGCCGCCCTGCTGCTCGATCTCGACCGCTTCAAAATCATCAACGACAGCCTTGGTCACAGTTTTGGCGACAGGCTGCTGCAGATTGCGGCGGACCGGTTGCGGGAATCCGTGCGTGGAGCCGATACCGTTGCGCGTCTGGGCGGGGACGAATTCGTTATTCTGCTGGCCGAGGTGGCCAATGAAGAGGACGTGGGCAAGGTGGCAAAAAAAATCCTCGACAGAATTACGGCACCGTTTCAGATTGCCGATCGCGAGATCACTGTCACGGCAAGTTTGGGCATCAGCATCTACCCGCAGGATGGCGAAGACGAGGAAACCCTGATCCGCAATGCCGATATCGCCATGTACCAGGCCAAGGAGGAAGGAAACGCCTTCCGCCTCTACGCGCCGGAGATGAATATCGTTGTTCATGAAGCCATGGAGATGGAAACGGACCTGCGCCGGGCCCTGGATCGTGGCGAGTTACTGTTGCATTATCAACCCAAGATCGACCTGGATAGCGGTAAAATCACCGGAGCGGAAGCTCTGGTGCGATGGCAACACCCGGTACGCGGCATGATTGCGCCCGGGATGTTCATCCCCCTGGCGGAAGAAACCGGCCTTATCCTGCCGATCGGAGAGTGGGTTCTGGAAAACATCTGTTTACAGATAAAAAGCTGGCAAACCCAGGGATTCCCCCTCGTCCCCATCGCTGCGAACCTGTCGGCGCGCCAGTTCCGTAACGATGAGCTGATCGCCACCATACAGCGGATTCTGCAGGACACCGGCCTTCCTCCGCATCTGCTCGAACTGGAATTGACCGAGAGCATGATCATGCGCAACGTTCAGACCGCGGCGGAAACCATGCAGGAATTAAACGCCCTCGGCGTCAGTCTGGCCCTGGATGATTTCGGTACCGGATATTCATCCCTGAATTACCTGCGGCGGTTTCCCGTTGACTGTCTCAAGATCGATCGCTCTTTTATCAGCGATGTCGCGGACGATCCCAGTGCAGCGGCCGTTGCCACCAGCATCATCGCCATCGCCCACAGCCTGGGCCTGCAGGCCGTGGCGGAAGGTGTGGAAACCGAAGAACAACTCGAATTTTTGCGCCAATGCGCCTGCGACAGCTATCAGGGATATCTTTACAGCGCCCCCCTCGCCGTCGAGGAATTTACGGCCATGCTGCGCCAGGAGTCTACGCGCACCGCCCCCTGA
- a CDS encoding DUF6868 family protein → MTVSIVREFFMWCTIINGILLIFSALMCAFAGDWIYRLHGRLFSLPRESFNVVLYAFIGVFKIFFIVFNLVPYLALEILAGA, encoded by the coding sequence ATGACAGTATCCATCGTTCGGGAGTTTTTCATGTGGTGTACCATTATTAACGGTATTCTCCTGATCTTCTCGGCTTTGATGTGCGCGTTTGCCGGCGATTGGATTTACCGCTTGCACGGCAGGTTGTTTTCCCTGCCGCGCGAATCCTTCAACGTAGTGCTCTACGCATTTATCGGTGTGTTCAAGATCTTCTTCATCGTGTTCAATCTTGTTCCCTATCTGGCGTTGGAGATTCTGGCCGGAGCGTGA
- the mrcB gene encoding penicillin-binding protein 1B, which yields MAKRKTKKIKINKIKLFVSMALVGVFAAIVYTVYLDFAVRGRFEGKRFALPARVYARPLEIYPGLELNISELTAELALLGYRQTAAAQEPGTYRWRGQGLDLVSRAFTFGDGPQESTSCTVRFADGQVVGLQDRVVSNDLDLLRLDPALIGGIYPGENEDRVLIKLDEVPPSVVEALIAVEDRRFYRHHGIDPRGIARALVMTVSGKSVQGGSTLTQQLVKNFYLSAERTIRRKVTEMVMAVLLEMHYSKEEILETYLNEVYLGQDGNRAIHGFGLASSYFFDKPLPHLGLSEGALLVGMLKGPAYYSPRHHPKRALERRNLVLSQMVEAGFITEQQCAAAKADPLGVVDRPPRGTSPYPAFLGLVHRQLQRDYRDEDLRSEGLQIFTTLDPGVQRVAEKALQERLTRLETVRRMPAGSLQGAVVVTATQNAEVQACVGGRDPRFEGFNRVLDARRPIGSLIKPVVFLTALQRPSQYTLATLLDDSPLVLKQAGTEPWRPQNYDKRFHGKVPLRAALMHSYNVSTARLGLTLGVDSVMDNLRRLGVEREMTAFASSLLGANDLSPLEIAQVYQCMASGGFRTPLHAIREVLTAEGEPLQRYPLNVEQVIEPGSNYLLTTALQAVAHEGTAQGLYNRLSPTLDVAGKTGTTDDYRDSWFAGFTGDRLGVVWVGRDDNESTGLTGASGAMGIWADLMLALNPEPLLLSRPENVEHVWIDPPSGLLSDGGCPDAVELPFIVGSAPTESAPCGPRSVENSIKNWFKRIFQ from the coding sequence ATGGCCAAACGCAAGACTAAAAAAATCAAAATCAACAAAATCAAGCTTTTTGTGAGCATGGCCCTGGTTGGGGTGTTTGCCGCCATCGTTTATACCGTCTACCTCGACTTCGCCGTGCGGGGACGTTTTGAGGGCAAAAGGTTCGCCTTGCCGGCCAGGGTTTATGCCCGGCCGTTGGAAATTTATCCGGGGCTTGAACTCAACATATCGGAACTTACAGCCGAGCTTGCCCTGCTCGGGTACCGGCAGACCGCCGCGGCACAAGAGCCCGGCACCTATCGCTGGCGCGGACAGGGGCTTGATCTGGTGAGTCGTGCTTTCACTTTTGGCGACGGCCCCCAGGAGTCGACAAGCTGCACCGTACGTTTTGCCGATGGCCAGGTGGTGGGGTTGCAGGATCGCGTCGTTTCAAATGATCTGGATCTGCTGCGCCTGGATCCGGCCCTGATCGGAGGGATTTACCCCGGGGAGAACGAAGACCGGGTCCTGATCAAACTGGACGAGGTCCCGCCATCGGTGGTCGAGGCGCTGATCGCCGTGGAGGATCGCCGCTTTTATCGGCACCATGGCATCGACCCCCGCGGTATTGCCCGGGCCCTGGTCATGACGGTCAGCGGCAAAAGTGTACAAGGCGGCAGTACCCTGACGCAGCAATTGGTGAAGAATTTTTATCTGAGCGCCGAGCGCACGATTCGTCGCAAAGTGACCGAAATGGTTATGGCTGTTCTGCTTGAGATGCATTACAGCAAGGAGGAGATTCTCGAGACTTACCTCAATGAAGTGTATCTGGGGCAGGACGGCAACCGGGCCATTCATGGCTTCGGCCTGGCCAGTTCCTATTTTTTCGATAAGCCGTTGCCCCATCTTGGTCTGAGCGAGGGGGCCCTGCTGGTGGGCATGCTGAAGGGGCCGGCTTATTACAGCCCGCGCCATCACCCCAAACGCGCCCTGGAGCGGCGTAATCTGGTGTTGTCCCAGATGGTTGAAGCCGGTTTCATTACCGAACAGCAATGCGCTGCGGCCAAAGCCGATCCTCTGGGTGTGGTTGACAGACCGCCCCGCGGAACATCTCCGTATCCGGCATTCCTGGGATTGGTGCATCGTCAGTTGCAGCGCGATTACCGGGATGAAGATCTGCGTTCGGAAGGTTTGCAGATTTTTACCACTCTCGATCCCGGGGTGCAGCGCGTGGCGGAAAAGGCTCTGCAGGAACGGTTGACGCGACTGGAGACCGTTCGCCGGATGCCTGCCGGGAGTTTGCAGGGGGCTGTGGTGGTGACCGCCACTCAGAATGCCGAGGTGCAGGCCTGTGTCGGTGGACGCGACCCGCGCTTCGAAGGATTCAACCGGGTTCTCGATGCACGGCGTCCCATCGGTTCGCTGATCAAGCCGGTGGTTTTTCTTACCGCCTTACAGCGCCCGTCGCAATATACCCTGGCAACCCTGCTGGACGACAGTCCCCTGGTTCTTAAACAAGCGGGAACAGAGCCGTGGCGACCGCAGAATTACGACAAGCGTTTTCACGGTAAGGTGCCGCTGCGGGCGGCGCTGATGCATTCCTATAACGTATCGACGGCCAGGCTCGGCCTGACTCTGGGGGTGGACTCGGTCATGGATAATCTGAGACGCTTGGGCGTGGAGCGGGAGATGACCGCTTTTGCCTCCAGTCTGCTCGGGGCCAACGACCTTTCTCCCCTGGAGATTGCCCAGGTTTACCAGTGCATGGCCAGTGGCGGTTTTCGCACCCCGCTGCATGCCATTCGCGAAGTGCTGACGGCGGAGGGCGAGCCCCTGCAGCGCTATCCCCTCAATGTGGAACAGGTTATCGAGCCGGGATCGAACTATTTGCTGACTACGGCCCTGCAGGCGGTGGCGCATGAGGGCACGGCTCAGGGATTGTATAACCGTCTGTCGCCCACGCTGGATGTTGCCGGTAAAACCGGCACCACCGATGATTATCGCGACAGCTGGTTCGCCGGTTTTACCGGGGATCGTCTCGGGGTGGTCTGGGTCGGACGGGACGATAATGAATCGACGGGACTTACCGGCGCCAGCGGGGCCATGGGCATCTGGGCAGACCTTATGCTGGCCTTGAATCCGGAACCCCTGCTGCTATCCCGGCCGGAGAATGTTGAACATGTGTGGATCGATCCGCCATCGGGGCTGCTCAGCGATGGCGGATGCCCCGATGCCGTTGAATTGCCTTTTATTGTGGGGTCGGCGCCCACCGAAAGCGCACCGTGCGGCCCCCGCTCGGTGGAAAATTCCATCAAGAACTGGTTCAAAAGGATCTTTCAATGA
- the nrfD gene encoding NrfD/PsrC family molybdoenzyme membrane anchor subunit: protein MNNNVPMPQVETDVLAAMRRPRLAWLGSLALAGLLFAGGLALWAYQIRYGMGVAGITHPVGWGVYITDFVFWVGIAHSGTLISAVLYIFRARFRTSFNRAAEAMTIFALMVAGLFPLIHLGRVWVFYYLFPYPNQRQLWINFRSPLVWDVFAVSTYFLVSLVFFYVGLMPDLAIVARHRSGWIGRAYRALSLGWTGSLRQWRHYARLYMFLAAFATPLVASVHSIVSWDFAVSIIPGWHTTIFAPYFVAGAILSGTAMVLTLVIPMRRMLHLEKHIPVDHIEAIAKILLLTSLIVGFSYVIEHGMAFYGTNLFEMEQFRFRALGHYRLLFWIMIICNALLPLLLFVGRLRRNLVFLFVLSLLVNVGMWLERFVIVVCSLARDFDPYNWGNYLPSPVEIGITLGSFGLFFAAFLVFVKTLPVLSITELKER from the coding sequence ATGAACAACAACGTACCCATGCCACAGGTTGAAACCGATGTACTTGCCGCCATGCGCCGCCCCCGTCTTGCGTGGCTCGGCAGTCTGGCGCTTGCGGGCCTGCTGTTTGCCGGCGGACTGGCCTTATGGGCTTACCAGATCAGATACGGCATGGGCGTGGCCGGCATCACCCACCCTGTCGGCTGGGGCGTCTACATTACCGACTTCGTATTCTGGGTCGGCATCGCCCACAGCGGCACCCTGATCTCGGCAGTGCTGTACATTTTTCGGGCGCGCTTCCGCACCAGCTTCAACCGCGCCGCCGAAGCCATGACCATTTTCGCCCTGATGGTGGCGGGCCTGTTCCCCCTCATTCACCTGGGCCGGGTCTGGGTTTTCTACTACCTCTTTCCCTATCCCAACCAACGCCAGCTCTGGATCAACTTCCGTTCGCCGCTGGTCTGGGACGTATTTGCGGTCTCCACCTATTTCCTGGTGAGCCTGGTGTTTTTCTATGTCGGACTGATGCCCGACCTGGCCATCGTCGCCCGCCATCGTAGCGGCTGGATCGGGCGTGCCTACCGTGCCCTGTCTCTGGGATGGACCGGCAGTTTGAGACAATGGCGGCATTACGCCCGTCTGTACATGTTCCTGGCTGCCTTCGCCACGCCGCTGGTGGCTTCGGTGCATTCCATCGTATCCTGGGATTTCGCCGTCAGCATCATACCCGGCTGGCACACCACGATTTTCGCCCCTTATTTTGTCGCGGGGGCCATTTTATCCGGCACCGCCATGGTCCTGACCCTGGTCATCCCCATGCGCCGCATGCTTCACCTGGAAAAACATATCCCCGTCGACCATATCGAAGCCATCGCCAAGATCCTCCTGCTGACCTCGCTGATCGTCGGATTTTCCTATGTGATCGAGCACGGCATGGCCTTCTACGGCACCAATCTGTTTGAGATGGAACAGTTCCGGTTCCGGGCATTGGGGCATTACCGCCTGCTGTTCTGGATCATGATCATCTGCAACGCCCTGCTGCCCCTGCTGTTGTTCGTAGGTCGCCTGCGCCGCAACCTCGTGTTTCTGTTTGTGCTGAGCCTGCTGGTCAACGTCGGCATGTGGCTGGAACGCTTCGTCATTGTGGTGTGTTCCCTGGCCCGCGACTTCGACCCTTACAACTGGGGCAACTACCTGCCTTCGCCGGTGGAGATCGGTATTACCCTGGGCAGTTTCGGGTTGTTTTTTGCGGCTTTTCTGGTTTTCGTCAAGACCCTCCCGGTGCTTTCCATCACCGAACTGAAGGAGCGTTGA
- a CDS encoding ferritin, whose protein sequence is MLSEKLLDALNEQMKNEFYSAYLYKAMAAYFEAEDLPGFAHWMKLQALEELCHGEKFFNYICEAGGRAVLRAIDAPQADYDSPLAVVDFSLKHEQFVSERINQLMSLAKQEGNHATEIFLQWFVTEQVEEEASFGLVLKKLQRLAGDGRGLMMLDQEMGQRTFAPPAGMNITGV, encoded by the coding sequence ATGTTAAGCGAAAAACTGCTGGATGCCCTGAACGAACAGATGAAAAACGAATTTTATTCGGCTTATCTGTACAAGGCCATGGCAGCCTATTTCGAGGCCGAGGACCTGCCGGGCTTTGCGCACTGGATGAAACTGCAGGCCCTGGAAGAATTGTGTCATGGGGAAAAATTTTTCAACTATATCTGCGAGGCCGGCGGTCGTGCCGTATTGCGCGCCATCGATGCGCCGCAGGCCGATTACGACTCCCCGCTGGCAGTGGTTGACTTCTCCCTCAAACACGAGCAATTTGTCAGCGAGCGCATCAACCAGCTCATGAGCCTGGCCAAGCAGGAAGGCAACCACGCCACCGAAATCTTTTTACAATGGTTTGTGACCGAACAGGTCGAAGAAGAAGCCAGCTTCGGACTGGTATTGAAAAAACTGCAAAGACTGGCCGGAGACGGTCGCGGGCTTATGATGCTGGATCAGGAGATGGGACAACGCACCTTCGCACCGCCCGCCGGCATGAATATTACCGGGGTATGA
- a CDS encoding quinol:electron acceptor oxidoreductase subunit ActD, translating to MPRQLFFDTPEAFLQELRAQLASGVPRRCLQVHLPYHLHEVEELLIGRPSRLRYFALTGGLAGFGGGFLLALLTSIDWPVITGGKPIVSVPPFLLVGYLMTILIGSLSCFAGFLWLARLPSPEILLAGQPFESRFVLSIQDEDAT from the coding sequence ATGCCACGGCAACTGTTCTTCGATACACCGGAAGCTTTTCTGCAGGAACTGCGTGCTCAATTGGCGTCCGGCGTACCGCGCCGGTGTCTGCAGGTCCACCTGCCCTACCACCTGCATGAAGTCGAGGAGCTGCTCATCGGCCGCCCGAGTCGGCTGCGCTATTTCGCGCTGACCGGTGGGCTGGCAGGCTTCGGCGGCGGATTTTTGCTGGCGTTGCTGACCTCCATCGACTGGCCCGTCATTACCGGCGGCAAGCCTATCGTCTCGGTACCGCCGTTTCTGCTCGTCGGCTACCTGATGACCATTCTGATCGGATCGCTGTCCTGCTTCGCCGGATTTTTATGGCTGGCGCGCCTGCCGAGTCCCGAAATTCTGCTGGCCGGGCAGCCGTTTGAATCACGATTTGTGCTTTCCATCCAAGATGAGGATGCGACATGA